From Hymenobacter sediminicola:
ACTTAGTGGTGGTTTTCTTGAGTTGGGTCCAGAACTCGATGGAGCTTTTGCCGGTGATGTCGCAGGCCCCGAACTTCGACTCGTTCCAGCCGCCGAAGGAGAACGGCTCCCGTGGCACCGGCACCCCAATGTTGACGCCAATCATGCCGGCGGAGGCGTGGTCCATGACGTAGCGGGCATTGCTGCCGCTTTGCGTGAAGACGGCTGCCGCGTTGCCGTAGTTGCTGGCGTTTTCGATGGCCAGCGCTTCATCCAGCGTATTGGTGCGCAGAATAGCCAGTACTGGCCCAAACACTTCCTCCTGCGCAATCCGCATATTGGGCGTCACGTAGTCAATCACCGTCGGGCCCACATAGTAGCCGTCTTCGTGGCCGGGCACCACGGCGTTGCGGCCATCGAGCAGGACTTTCGCACCGGCGGCTTCGGCCTCCGTAATGTGCTGCTCAATCCGCTCCTTGGCTTCTTTGCTGATGACCGAGCCCAGATTCTGACCGGGTACAATCTTGCGGGCCTCCTCCACAATTTTGGCGACGATGCTGTCAACCGGGCCCACGCCGACCATGGTGGAGCCGGCCATGCAGCGCTGCCCCGCGCACCCCGACATACTTGCCGCCACGTTGGAGGCCGTCATGTCAGGGTGGGCGTCGGGCAGCACCATCAGGTGGTTTTTGGCCCCGCCCAGCGCCACGCAGCGTTTTAGGTTGCTGGTGGCCCGGATGTACACGACTTTGGCAATCTTGGTGGAGCCGACGAAAGACACCGCCTGGATGTCCGGATGGTCGCAAATAGCTTCCACGATTTGCTTATCGCCATTCACAACGTTGAGCACGCCGTCGGGCAGGCCAGCTTCCTTCAATAGCTCAGCTATTTTCACGGCGCTCAGCGGTACCTGCTCCGAGGGCTTCAGAATCATGGTATTGCCGAGTACCAGCGCGTTCGGGATGGTCCAGTGCGGCACCATATTAGGGAAGTTGAACGGCGCAATGCTGGCTACCACACCCAGCGGTTTCCGCTCGGCGCGGGCTTCCACGCCCTTGCTGACTTCCAGAAACTCGCCCTGAATCAGCTGGGGCATGGAGCAGGCAAACTCGGTTAGCTCGATGGCTTTTTCCACCTCCGCGCGGGCCTCGTCCAGCGTCTTGCCGTTTTCCTCGCGCACCAGGTCGGCCAGGGTTTTCATGTCGCGCTCCAGCAGCGTTTTGTAGCGGTAAAAGACCTGCACCCGCTCCTTGATGGGAGTACCTGACCACGCCGGAAAGGCGGCCTTAGCAGCGGCTACAGCCTGGTTGAGAGAAGCCGCGCCGCTTAGTGGAACTGCGGAAATGACCTCGCCATTCAGTGGGCTGAATACTTCCAACGTGGAAGCTGGTACCTCGTCCACAAACTGGCCGGCGACATAGTTACGAAGAGCTGGGTACTTCAGAGCCTGGACTTCCATAGTTTACTGGCATTAAGTCCGGGCAAGCTATAATTTTTACATCAAAAAGCTAATAACGCCCACCTTATCCGCAATATTTTCTGCAATAGCCTATAGTAATTGCTAATTTCTCGTCAGCCACGACATTCCGGCCGCCACAAGCTGGGGGCGCGTGTACTCTATCTAGCATGTGGGGAGTAGTGCAAACCAGCCAAAGGACCAGGTTTGCTCTTCTACACAAGCTAAGGCCGGGGCAATAGCCGTTTCAGGCTTTCCTCCAGCGCAGTCAGCCGGTCTTGGCTGCTGTTCTCGTTTACCAGCAGCACCATGGCTACCTGCGTATCCGGGTAAAGCACCAGCCGGGTGTTGTAGCCAGTGGATTTGCCATTGTGGTAGACTCGTTTGTTTCCCTGTGCATCGGTATCCAGCATCCAGCACAGCCCCATACCAGACTCCGGCGTGGACCCCCAGGTGCGCTGGTGGGCTAGGCGCACAGCCGGCAGGCGTTCCTGCAGATTGGCCTGGGCATAGCGTAGCAGGTCAGCGGCGGTGGAGCTCAGGTTCGGGCCACCCCAATAACCGGTGTAGTTTAGGTGCGCTTGCGGCAGGTAGGGCCGGGTATAGCCTATAGCGTAGCGCGTCTGCTCTTTAGTCGAAAGCACACGTTTGGTATCATGCAGGCCGAACTGCTTGCGCACATAACCGGTCACCAGCTGTTCGTAGGGTTGCTGATATATGCGCTCCAGTAGCAGCTGCAGCACCAGCGTGGCTACGCCGTTGTAGCGGTAGGTAGTGCCCGGCTCAGTGACCAGCTGAAAGCGGTGCATGTCGGCCAGCAGGCTGTCGGCTGAGTAGCGGTTGTAGTGGGCAGTTTTCTCTGCCAGATTCAGTTGATCGAGGCGCTGCTTGGTGGCGGCCGTGTACACGTGGGCCGTGCCGGGCAGACCGGAGGTGTGGTTGGACAGATCCACCAGCCGCACGGGGCGCCCCTGATACTCCAGATTGGGATACTGGCCCGGCAGATACTGGCGAATATCATCCGTGAGCTGCACCTTTTTGTCGATTACGGCCTGGGCCAGCAGCGTGCCAACGAAGGTTTTCGACACCGAGCCCATGTCGTAGTAAGTAGTGGCAGTAGGCCGGCGACCCGTGCCCTTTTCTACCTCTCCATAATTGTAGAAGCGCTGCCGCCCCTGCTGATATACTCCAATAGATAAGCCTGCTGCTTCAGGCTGCTGCATGTAGGGCAGCACCACGCGGTGTACCGCCGAATCGAGGGCCGTTCGGAGCGGGTTGTCGGTCAGTACGGGCTGGGAGCTGGCTGGCACTTGGGCATGGCTGGTTGTGCAGCCATCAATCAGCAACATGCCGGCGGCAGAGGCGAGTAAGAAAAGAGCGTAGCGCATCGGGAAAGAGGAAATAGAGCGGAATAATACTGTAGATGATTCGTATTCCCTTAAAAAGTAATATCGAACCGACCGTTGGTAATCGTTTGGCTCATGACCGTAGTGCCTGTGCCATTAAGTGAACGGGCGGCAACGAATTCGAAACGACCGGCAGCAGTACGGGCAGCCATATCAAACTGGCTAACCGTTATGGTGCCTACTGGCTGGAATGTATACATGGTGGTGTACTCATCGAAGGCGACCCCGCGGGTAAAGTTGTAGCGGGCATAGGGATACACGCTTTGCCCTAGCCCATAGGTACCGGCTCCGGTGAAAGGCTGTGCATTTGCCGGTCCCCCCTCAGAAATAACCAGCGCCACGGAGTGGCTCTCGTGGTTAGCGTTGGGGAGGGTGTGGCCTTCCAGTATAAATTTATCGGGAGTAATTTCCGCGTAAGTAGCCGGCACACTGTAGGACACCCCATTCAAATCCCAGCTGATAGTGCCCCGTATGCGCACCGCCAGGGGCAGCGTGAGGGTGGTGCGCGTAGTATCGTCAATTTTCACCCGCAGTGTCTGAACTTGGGCTGATGTCACTTCATA
This genomic window contains:
- a CDS encoding CoA-acylating methylmalonate-semialdehyde dehydrogenase → MEVQALKYPALRNYVAGQFVDEVPASTLEVFSPLNGEVISAVPLSGAASLNQAVAAAKAAFPAWSGTPIKERVQVFYRYKTLLERDMKTLADLVREENGKTLDEARAEVEKAIELTEFACSMPQLIQGEFLEVSKGVEARAERKPLGVVASIAPFNFPNMVPHWTIPNALVLGNTMILKPSEQVPLSAVKIAELLKEAGLPDGVLNVVNGDKQIVEAICDHPDIQAVSFVGSTKIAKVVYIRATSNLKRCVALGGAKNHLMVLPDAHPDMTASNVAASMSGCAGQRCMAGSTMVGVGPVDSIVAKIVEEARKIVPGQNLGSVISKEAKERIEQHITEAEAAGAKVLLDGRNAVVPGHEDGYYVGPTVIDYVTPNMRIAQEEVFGPVLAILRTNTLDEALAIENASNYGNAAAVFTQSGSNARYVMDHASAGMIGVNIGVPVPREPFSFGGWNESKFGACDITGKSSIEFWTQLKKTTTKWNPESRVNWMS
- a CDS encoding serine hydrolase domain-containing protein → MRYALFLLASAAGMLLIDGCTTSHAQVPASSQPVLTDNPLRTALDSAVHRVVLPYMQQPEAAGLSIGVYQQGRQRFYNYGEVEKGTGRRPTATTYYDMGSVSKTFVGTLLAQAVIDKKVQLTDDIRQYLPGQYPNLEYQGRPVRLVDLSNHTSGLPGTAHVYTAATKQRLDQLNLAEKTAHYNRYSADSLLADMHRFQLVTEPGTTYRYNGVATLVLQLLLERIYQQPYEQLVTGYVRKQFGLHDTKRVLSTKEQTRYAIGYTRPYLPQAHLNYTGYWGGPNLSSTAADLLRYAQANLQERLPAVRLAHQRTWGSTPESGMGLCWMLDTDAQGNKRVYHNGKSTGYNTRLVLYPDTQVAMVLLVNENSSQDRLTALEESLKRLLPRP